The following proteins are co-located in the Gossypium hirsutum isolate 1008001.06 chromosome A02, Gossypium_hirsutum_v2.1, whole genome shotgun sequence genome:
- the LOC107949174 gene encoding uncharacterized protein At4g15545 isoform X1 — MLAEESDGSTSTFDLPDEILRILPSDPFQQLDVARKLTSIALSARISLLEAEISSLQLKLAQKDQQIADLYAQIEALDASLSQTSDKLAKAEEEKESLLKDNASLTSTVKNLQRDVSKLEVFRKTLMQSLQEDEESSAGGPHIVAKPTPSEDDVTFPSGSSFICSQYSSTGNSFAEDNEADASRPGIPQLLASQTSTPRLTPPGSPPSVSGSASPTRTSMPVSPRKHLVSFSTSRGMFDDRPSMSSSDSGSQIGRTRVDGKEFFRQARSRLSYEQFGAFLANVKELNSHKQTKEETLRKANEIFGPDNRDLYAIFEGLINRSLH; from the exons ATGTTGGCTGAAGAATCGGATGGTTCAACTTCGACCTTTGATCTTCCCGATGAAATCTTGCGAATATTACCCTCTGATCCTTTCCAACAACTCGATGTTGCCCGTAAGCTCACTTCCATTGCACTCTCAGCTCGTATCTCTTTACTTGAAGCCGAAATTTCTTCCCTTCAACTCAAACTCGCCCAGAAAGATCAACAAATTGCCGATCTTTATGCTCAGATCGAAGCCCTCGATGCTTCTTTGTCTCAAACTTCGGATAAACTCGCTAAGGCCGAAGAGGAGAAG GAGAGTTTGTTGAAAGATAATGCTTCACTTACTAGTACTGTAAAGAATCTTCAGAGAGATGTTTCCAAG TTGGAGGTCTTTAGAAAGACGCTTATGCAGTCACTTCAAGAGGATGAGGAAAGTTCA GCAGGGGGTCCTCATATAGTTGCGAAGCCAACACCATCGG AAGATGATGTAACCTTTCCGTCAGGATCTTCTTTTATCTGCAGCCAGTATTCCAGTACGGGAAATTCTTTTGCGGAGGATAATGAGGCAGATG CCTCACGTCCCGGCATACCTCAGTTGCTAGCATCACAAACAAGCACCCCTCGGCTAACTCCTCCAGGTTCCCCGCCAAGTGTTTCGGGTTCTGCATCTCCAACAAGAACATCAATGCCAGTGTCCCCTAGGAAACATTTGGTTTCATTTTCTACCTCAAGAGGCATGTTTGATGATAGGCCATCAATGTCAAGCTCTGATTCCGGATCACAGATTG GACGGACTCGGGTTGACGGAAAAGAATTCTTCCGCCAAGCCAG GAGCCGGTTGTCTTATGAGCAGTTCGGTGCATTCCTCGCAAATGTTAAAGAATTGAATTCCCACAAGCAAACAAAAGAA GAGACTTTGAGGAAGGCAAACGAGATTTTTGGCCCTGATAACAGAGATCTTTATGCAATATTCGAGGGTCTGATTAATCGCAGTCTCCATTGA
- the LOC107949174 gene encoding uncharacterized protein At4g15545 isoform X3, with product MLAEESDGSTSTFDLPDEILRILPSDPFQQLDVARKLTSIALSARISLLEAEISSLQLKLAQKDQQIADLYAQIEALDASLSQTSDKLAKAEEEKESLLKDNASLTSTVKNLQRDVSKLEVFRKTLMQSLQEDEAGGPHIVAKPTPSEDDVTFPSGSSFICSQYSSTGNSFAEDNEADASRPGIPQLLASQTSTPRLTPPGSPPSVSGSASPTRTSMPVSPRKHLVSFSTSRGMFDDRPSMSSSDSGSQIGRTRVDGKEFFRQARSRLSYEQFGAFLANVKELNSHKQTKEETLRKANEIFGPDNRDLYAIFEGLINRSLH from the exons ATGTTGGCTGAAGAATCGGATGGTTCAACTTCGACCTTTGATCTTCCCGATGAAATCTTGCGAATATTACCCTCTGATCCTTTCCAACAACTCGATGTTGCCCGTAAGCTCACTTCCATTGCACTCTCAGCTCGTATCTCTTTACTTGAAGCCGAAATTTCTTCCCTTCAACTCAAACTCGCCCAGAAAGATCAACAAATTGCCGATCTTTATGCTCAGATCGAAGCCCTCGATGCTTCTTTGTCTCAAACTTCGGATAAACTCGCTAAGGCCGAAGAGGAGAAG GAGAGTTTGTTGAAAGATAATGCTTCACTTACTAGTACTGTAAAGAATCTTCAGAGAGATGTTTCCAAG TTGGAGGTCTTTAGAAAGACGCTTATGCAGTCACTTCAAGAGGATGAG GCAGGGGGTCCTCATATAGTTGCGAAGCCAACACCATCGG AAGATGATGTAACCTTTCCGTCAGGATCTTCTTTTATCTGCAGCCAGTATTCCAGTACGGGAAATTCTTTTGCGGAGGATAATGAGGCAGATG CCTCACGTCCCGGCATACCTCAGTTGCTAGCATCACAAACAAGCACCCCTCGGCTAACTCCTCCAGGTTCCCCGCCAAGTGTTTCGGGTTCTGCATCTCCAACAAGAACATCAATGCCAGTGTCCCCTAGGAAACATTTGGTTTCATTTTCTACCTCAAGAGGCATGTTTGATGATAGGCCATCAATGTCAAGCTCTGATTCCGGATCACAGATTG GACGGACTCGGGTTGACGGAAAAGAATTCTTCCGCCAAGCCAG GAGCCGGTTGTCTTATGAGCAGTTCGGTGCATTCCTCGCAAATGTTAAAGAATTGAATTCCCACAAGCAAACAAAAGAA GAGACTTTGAGGAAGGCAAACGAGATTTTTGGCCCTGATAACAGAGATCTTTATGCAATATTCGAGGGTCTGATTAATCGCAGTCTCCATTGA
- the LOC107949174 gene encoding uncharacterized protein At4g15545 isoform X4, with protein MLAEESDGSTSTFDLPDEILRILPSDPFQQLDVARKLTSIALSARISLLEAEISSLQLKLAQKDQQIADLYAQIEALDASLSQTSDKLAKAEEEKESLLKDNASLTSTVKNLQRDVSKLEVFRKTLMQSLQEDEESSAGGPHIVAKPTPSGSSFICSQYSSTGNSFAEDNEADASRPGIPQLLASQTSTPRLTPPGSPPSVSGSASPTRTSMPVSPRKHLVSFSTSRGMFDDRPSMSSSDSGSQIGRTRVDGKEFFRQARSRLSYEQFGAFLANVKELNSHKQTKEETLRKANEIFGPDNRDLYAIFEGLINRSLH; from the exons ATGTTGGCTGAAGAATCGGATGGTTCAACTTCGACCTTTGATCTTCCCGATGAAATCTTGCGAATATTACCCTCTGATCCTTTCCAACAACTCGATGTTGCCCGTAAGCTCACTTCCATTGCACTCTCAGCTCGTATCTCTTTACTTGAAGCCGAAATTTCTTCCCTTCAACTCAAACTCGCCCAGAAAGATCAACAAATTGCCGATCTTTATGCTCAGATCGAAGCCCTCGATGCTTCTTTGTCTCAAACTTCGGATAAACTCGCTAAGGCCGAAGAGGAGAAG GAGAGTTTGTTGAAAGATAATGCTTCACTTACTAGTACTGTAAAGAATCTTCAGAGAGATGTTTCCAAG TTGGAGGTCTTTAGAAAGACGCTTATGCAGTCACTTCAAGAGGATGAGGAAAGTTCA GCAGGGGGTCCTCATATAGTTGCGAAGCCAACACCATCGG GATCTTCTTTTATCTGCAGCCAGTATTCCAGTACGGGAAATTCTTTTGCGGAGGATAATGAGGCAGATG CCTCACGTCCCGGCATACCTCAGTTGCTAGCATCACAAACAAGCACCCCTCGGCTAACTCCTCCAGGTTCCCCGCCAAGTGTTTCGGGTTCTGCATCTCCAACAAGAACATCAATGCCAGTGTCCCCTAGGAAACATTTGGTTTCATTTTCTACCTCAAGAGGCATGTTTGATGATAGGCCATCAATGTCAAGCTCTGATTCCGGATCACAGATTG GACGGACTCGGGTTGACGGAAAAGAATTCTTCCGCCAAGCCAG GAGCCGGTTGTCTTATGAGCAGTTCGGTGCATTCCTCGCAAATGTTAAAGAATTGAATTCCCACAAGCAAACAAAAGAA GAGACTTTGAGGAAGGCAAACGAGATTTTTGGCCCTGATAACAGAGATCTTTATGCAATATTCGAGGGTCTGATTAATCGCAGTCTCCATTGA
- the LOC107949171 gene encoding sugar transporter ERD6-like 16 isoform X1, with product MTIRQFKDVESGEINGLEDLEKPLIVADDETIVVHHENGSIWMVLLCTFVAVCGSFEFGSCVGYSAPTQSAISEDLNLSLSEFSMFGSILTIGAMLGAVTSGRIADMIGRKGAMRLSAGFCITGWLAVYFSKGAVSLDIGRFSTGYGIGVFSYVVPIFIAEIAPKNLRGGLTTLNQLMIVTGSSVAFLIGTIIPWRELALTGLVPCIFLFVGLCFIPESPRWLAKVGQNKEFQVALRKVRGKDADITQEAAEIQMYIETLQSLPKTRILDLFQPKYIRSVMIGVALMVFQQFGGINGISFYASETFASAGLSSGKAGTIAYACVQVPITVVGAMLMDKSGRRPLIMVSATGTFLGCFMSGTSFYLKEHNLLPEWVPILAVGGILIYVASFSIGMGAVPWVIMSEIFPINVKGVAGSLVVLVNWLGAWAVSYTFNFLMSWSSSGTFFIYSGFSLMTILYVAKFVPETKGKTLEEIQACINS from the exons ATGACAATTCGGCAGTTTAAAGATGTTGAAAGTGGTGAAATCAATGGGCTTGAAGATTTAGAGAAGCCATTGATTGTTGCAGATGATGAAACAATTGTTGTTCATCATGAAAATGGAtccatttggatggttttgcTTTGCACATTCGTTGCTGTTTGCGGTTCATTTGAATTTGGATCATGT GTGGGGTATTCAGCACCAACTCAATCTGCTATCAGTGAAGATCTTAATCTATCCCTATCTGAG TTTTCAATGTTTGGTTCTATCTTAACCATTGGTGCAATGCTTGGTGCTGTCACTAGTGGTCGGATTGCAGACATGATTGGTCGAAAAGGG GCAATGAGATTATCAGCTGGTTTTTGCATCACTGGATGGCTTGCTGTTTATTTCTCCAAG GGAGCTGTTTCACTCGATATTGGAAGGTTTTCCACTGGATATGGCATTGGAGTTTTCTCATATGTG GTTCCAATCTTCATAGCTGAAATAGCACCAAAGAATCTCAGAGGAGGGCTCACTACGTTGAATCAG CTCATGATTGTTACCGGTTCATCAGTTGCATTCTTAATAGGAACAATTATACCATGGAGGGAACTTGCTCTAACTG GACTTGTGCCATGCATTTTCCTGTTTGTTGGCCTCTGTTTCATACCGGAGTCTCCAAGATGGCTG GCAAAGGTTGGCCAAAACAAAGAATTTCAGGTTGCTCTTCGAAAAGTTAGAGGCAAAGATGCTGATATCACTCAAGAAGCTGCAGaaattcaa ATGTACATTGAAACTCTTCAAAGCCTACCAAAAACTAGAATACTGGATTTGTTTCAACCAAAATATATTCGTTCAGTGATG ATTGGAGTTGCATTAATGGTGTTTCAACAATTTGGAGGAATTAATGGAATAAGTTTCTATGCAAGTGAAACCTTTGCATCAGCTG GGCTTTCTTCAGGAAAAGCTGGAACCATAGCTTATGCTTGTGTTCAG GTCCCTATAACTGTTGTGGGAGCAATGTTAATGGACAAGTCAGGGAGAAGACCATTGataatg GTTTCTGCAACTGGCACATTTCTTGGTTGCTTCATGTCTGGCACTTCATTTTATCTCAAA GAACACAATCTTTTGCCTGAATGGGTGCCAATATTAGCTGTTGGTGGAATCCTT ATTTATGTGGCATCTTTCTCAATTGGAATGGGAGCAGTCCCTTGGGTGATAATGTCTGAG ATTTTCCCTATAAATGTTAAGGGAGTAGCTGGTAGCTTGGTGGTCTTAGTGAACTGGTTGGGTGCATGGGCAGTTTCTTACACATTCAACTTCCTCATGAGCTGGAGTTCATCAG GAACCTTTTTTATATACTCAGGATTCTCTTTAATGACTATCCTATATGTAGCCAAATTTGTCCCAGAAACTAAAGGGAAAACACTAGAAGAAATCCAGGCATGCATCAATTCATAG
- the LOC107949171 gene encoding sugar transporter ERD6-like 16 isoform X2 gives MFGSILTIGAMLGAVTSGRIADMIGRKGAMRLSAGFCITGWLAVYFSKGAVSLDIGRFSTGYGIGVFSYVVPIFIAEIAPKNLRGGLTTLNQLMIVTGSSVAFLIGTIIPWRELALTGLVPCIFLFVGLCFIPESPRWLAKVGQNKEFQVALRKVRGKDADITQEAAEIQMYIETLQSLPKTRILDLFQPKYIRSVMIGVALMVFQQFGGINGISFYASETFASAGLSSGKAGTIAYACVQVPITVVGAMLMDKSGRRPLIMVSATGTFLGCFMSGTSFYLKEHNLLPEWVPILAVGGILIYVASFSIGMGAVPWVIMSEIFPINVKGVAGSLVVLVNWLGAWAVSYTFNFLMSWSSSGTFFIYSGFSLMTILYVAKFVPETKGKTLEEIQACINS, from the exons ATGTTTGGTTCTATCTTAACCATTGGTGCAATGCTTGGTGCTGTCACTAGTGGTCGGATTGCAGACATGATTGGTCGAAAAGGG GCAATGAGATTATCAGCTGGTTTTTGCATCACTGGATGGCTTGCTGTTTATTTCTCCAAG GGAGCTGTTTCACTCGATATTGGAAGGTTTTCCACTGGATATGGCATTGGAGTTTTCTCATATGTG GTTCCAATCTTCATAGCTGAAATAGCACCAAAGAATCTCAGAGGAGGGCTCACTACGTTGAATCAG CTCATGATTGTTACCGGTTCATCAGTTGCATTCTTAATAGGAACAATTATACCATGGAGGGAACTTGCTCTAACTG GACTTGTGCCATGCATTTTCCTGTTTGTTGGCCTCTGTTTCATACCGGAGTCTCCAAGATGGCTG GCAAAGGTTGGCCAAAACAAAGAATTTCAGGTTGCTCTTCGAAAAGTTAGAGGCAAAGATGCTGATATCACTCAAGAAGCTGCAGaaattcaa ATGTACATTGAAACTCTTCAAAGCCTACCAAAAACTAGAATACTGGATTTGTTTCAACCAAAATATATTCGTTCAGTGATG ATTGGAGTTGCATTAATGGTGTTTCAACAATTTGGAGGAATTAATGGAATAAGTTTCTATGCAAGTGAAACCTTTGCATCAGCTG GGCTTTCTTCAGGAAAAGCTGGAACCATAGCTTATGCTTGTGTTCAG GTCCCTATAACTGTTGTGGGAGCAATGTTAATGGACAAGTCAGGGAGAAGACCATTGataatg GTTTCTGCAACTGGCACATTTCTTGGTTGCTTCATGTCTGGCACTTCATTTTATCTCAAA GAACACAATCTTTTGCCTGAATGGGTGCCAATATTAGCTGTTGGTGGAATCCTT ATTTATGTGGCATCTTTCTCAATTGGAATGGGAGCAGTCCCTTGGGTGATAATGTCTGAG ATTTTCCCTATAAATGTTAAGGGAGTAGCTGGTAGCTTGGTGGTCTTAGTGAACTGGTTGGGTGCATGGGCAGTTTCTTACACATTCAACTTCCTCATGAGCTGGAGTTCATCAG GAACCTTTTTTATATACTCAGGATTCTCTTTAATGACTATCCTATATGTAGCCAAATTTGTCCCAGAAACTAAAGGGAAAACACTAGAAGAAATCCAGGCATGCATCAATTCATAG
- the LOC107949174 gene encoding uncharacterized protein At4g15545 isoform X5, producing the protein MLAEESDGSTSTFDLPDEILRILPSDPFQQLDVARKLTSIALSARISLLEAEISSLQLKLAQKDQQIADLYAQIEALDASLSQTSDKLAKAEEEKESLLKDNASLTSTVKNLQRDVSKLEVFRKTLMQSLQEDEAGGPHIVAKPTPSGSSFICSQYSSTGNSFAEDNEADASRPGIPQLLASQTSTPRLTPPGSPPSVSGSASPTRTSMPVSPRKHLVSFSTSRGMFDDRPSMSSSDSGSQIGRTRVDGKEFFRQARSRLSYEQFGAFLANVKELNSHKQTKEETLRKANEIFGPDNRDLYAIFEGLINRSLH; encoded by the exons ATGTTGGCTGAAGAATCGGATGGTTCAACTTCGACCTTTGATCTTCCCGATGAAATCTTGCGAATATTACCCTCTGATCCTTTCCAACAACTCGATGTTGCCCGTAAGCTCACTTCCATTGCACTCTCAGCTCGTATCTCTTTACTTGAAGCCGAAATTTCTTCCCTTCAACTCAAACTCGCCCAGAAAGATCAACAAATTGCCGATCTTTATGCTCAGATCGAAGCCCTCGATGCTTCTTTGTCTCAAACTTCGGATAAACTCGCTAAGGCCGAAGAGGAGAAG GAGAGTTTGTTGAAAGATAATGCTTCACTTACTAGTACTGTAAAGAATCTTCAGAGAGATGTTTCCAAG TTGGAGGTCTTTAGAAAGACGCTTATGCAGTCACTTCAAGAGGATGAG GCAGGGGGTCCTCATATAGTTGCGAAGCCAACACCATCGG GATCTTCTTTTATCTGCAGCCAGTATTCCAGTACGGGAAATTCTTTTGCGGAGGATAATGAGGCAGATG CCTCACGTCCCGGCATACCTCAGTTGCTAGCATCACAAACAAGCACCCCTCGGCTAACTCCTCCAGGTTCCCCGCCAAGTGTTTCGGGTTCTGCATCTCCAACAAGAACATCAATGCCAGTGTCCCCTAGGAAACATTTGGTTTCATTTTCTACCTCAAGAGGCATGTTTGATGATAGGCCATCAATGTCAAGCTCTGATTCCGGATCACAGATTG GACGGACTCGGGTTGACGGAAAAGAATTCTTCCGCCAAGCCAG GAGCCGGTTGTCTTATGAGCAGTTCGGTGCATTCCTCGCAAATGTTAAAGAATTGAATTCCCACAAGCAAACAAAAGAA GAGACTTTGAGGAAGGCAAACGAGATTTTTGGCCCTGATAACAGAGATCTTTATGCAATATTCGAGGGTCTGATTAATCGCAGTCTCCATTGA
- the LOC107949174 gene encoding uncharacterized protein At4g15545 isoform X2, which translates to MLAEESDGSTSTFDLPDEILRILPSDPFQQLDVARKLTSIALSARISLLEAEISSLQLKLAQKDQQIADLYAQIEALDASLSQTSDKLAKAEEEKESLLKDNASLTSTVKNLQRDVSKLEVFRKTLMQSLQEDEESSAGGPHIVAKPTPSDDVTFPSGSSFICSQYSSTGNSFAEDNEADASRPGIPQLLASQTSTPRLTPPGSPPSVSGSASPTRTSMPVSPRKHLVSFSTSRGMFDDRPSMSSSDSGSQIGRTRVDGKEFFRQARSRLSYEQFGAFLANVKELNSHKQTKEETLRKANEIFGPDNRDLYAIFEGLINRSLH; encoded by the exons ATGTTGGCTGAAGAATCGGATGGTTCAACTTCGACCTTTGATCTTCCCGATGAAATCTTGCGAATATTACCCTCTGATCCTTTCCAACAACTCGATGTTGCCCGTAAGCTCACTTCCATTGCACTCTCAGCTCGTATCTCTTTACTTGAAGCCGAAATTTCTTCCCTTCAACTCAAACTCGCCCAGAAAGATCAACAAATTGCCGATCTTTATGCTCAGATCGAAGCCCTCGATGCTTCTTTGTCTCAAACTTCGGATAAACTCGCTAAGGCCGAAGAGGAGAAG GAGAGTTTGTTGAAAGATAATGCTTCACTTACTAGTACTGTAAAGAATCTTCAGAGAGATGTTTCCAAG TTGGAGGTCTTTAGAAAGACGCTTATGCAGTCACTTCAAGAGGATGAGGAAAGTTCA GCAGGGGGTCCTCATATAGTTGCGAAGCCAACACCATCGG ATGATGTAACCTTTCCGTCAGGATCTTCTTTTATCTGCAGCCAGTATTCCAGTACGGGAAATTCTTTTGCGGAGGATAATGAGGCAGATG CCTCACGTCCCGGCATACCTCAGTTGCTAGCATCACAAACAAGCACCCCTCGGCTAACTCCTCCAGGTTCCCCGCCAAGTGTTTCGGGTTCTGCATCTCCAACAAGAACATCAATGCCAGTGTCCCCTAGGAAACATTTGGTTTCATTTTCTACCTCAAGAGGCATGTTTGATGATAGGCCATCAATGTCAAGCTCTGATTCCGGATCACAGATTG GACGGACTCGGGTTGACGGAAAAGAATTCTTCCGCCAAGCCAG GAGCCGGTTGTCTTATGAGCAGTTCGGTGCATTCCTCGCAAATGTTAAAGAATTGAATTCCCACAAGCAAACAAAAGAA GAGACTTTGAGGAAGGCAAACGAGATTTTTGGCCCTGATAACAGAGATCTTTATGCAATATTCGAGGGTCTGATTAATCGCAGTCTCCATTGA